The following is a genomic window from Burkholderia oklahomensis C6786.
CGCAGGATCGACGGCGATGCGCGCGCAGGTCATTGCGCCGACGAAGTAGCCGGCGTAGTTCGCGGACGCGAGCCAGCCGCCGTGCCGGATGTCGAGCTCGCCGCCCGCGAGCATCAGCGGCAGCAGCGGCGTGAATGCGAAGCGCCCGACGCCGAGCGCGACCGCGAGCGCCGCCGCGCATGCGAGCGCCGCATCGCGCGCCGCGCGCTCGCCGGACGACACATCAGGCGGCGCGCCGGCTTCGCCGCGGGAAGAAGAAAGTGAGCTCATCGGATTCAGGGGCGTAGCGGCCGATTGAAGGGTCGGAAGCGTCGCGGCAAGGCCAAGGTCGATCCGATGCTAGCTTGACCAATCGTTCTCGAAAAATGAATAATTCAGATTCGATCCATCCCACGGAGAGAATCATGGATCTGGCGGCGCTGGCGATCTTTCGCGCGGTCGTGCGCGAGAACGGCGTGACGCGTGCGGCCGCGAAGCTCAATCGCGTGCAATCGAACGTCACGACCCGCATCAAGCAACTCGAGGAACAGCTCGGCGCGCCGCTTTTCGTGCGCGACGGCCGCCGGCTCGTGCTGACGCCCGCCGGCGAGACGCTGCTGCCATACGCTGAGCGGCTGCTCGCGCTCGCCGACGAGGCGCGCCACGCGGTCCGCGAGGACCGGCCGCGCGGCCGGTTGCGGCTTGGCGCGATGGAGAGCGCCGCGGCGAGCCGGCTGCCCGCGCTTCTCGCCCGCTATCACCAGGCGTGGCCCGAGGTCACGCTCGAGCTCGTCACCGGCACGACCGGCAAGCTGATCCACCAGGTGCGCGAATTCGAGCTCGATGCCGCGCTGGTCGCGACGCCGGCCGGCTCCGAGGCGCTCGGCGAACCATTCGAAACCGCGCCCGCATTCACCGAAGAACTCGTGCTGTTGACGCCGCGCGGCCATCCGCGCGTGCGCACGCCGCGCGACGTGCTGCTGCCGACGCTCGTCGCGTTCGAGCGCGGCTGCGCGTATCGCGGCTGCGTCGAACGCTGGTACGCCGCATACGGGCTGAAGCCCGGGCGCGTGCTCGAGCTCGGCTCGTATCACGCGATCGTCGCGTGCGTCGCGGCGGGCGCGGGCGTCGCGGTCGCGCCGCGCTCGGTGCTCGCCGTCCAGCGCGAACCGGACAGCCTCGGCGTGCATCCGCTCGCGGACTTCGCGCCGATCGACACGATGCTGGTCTGGCGCCAGGGACATTTGTCGGCGGCGCTCGCCGCACTGCGCGATGCGCTGCGCGACGCCGCCGCCGCGACGAGCGCGACCGACGTCGCGGCAGACGAAGCCGCGAAAGCCGCGCGCCGGCGCACGCGCCGCGGCACGGCGGACGAGACGCTGCCGGCCTGACGCGGGTCTGCGACGCGGATCTGCATCCGATATCGGCGCGTGGCCGCGGCGCGGCAATACAGAGCGAAACGCCGCGCGGCCACGTCGATACCCAAGAAAAACGGTCCAACCGGCGCAAGCCAATTGGACCGTCTCGGTCATTCGATCATCGGGGCTTTGCCGCGGTGATCGCGGACGGTAGAGGCGACCGCCCCGGCGCCCTCCGCAAGCGAGCCGAGCATACCGGCCTTCGCGCAGCGCGGGCGCTGCCGCCCACGACGCTGCCCGCCGGCCGCGTCACGCACCACCGCCGCGAAGACAGCGCACCGAGCCTCGGTGCGCTGCCCGGCCGCATTACAGCCGCTCTTCGACCCAGCCTTTCACGCCGGCCAGCGCCGCCGGCAGGTTCGCCGGCTCGGTGCCGCCCGCCTGCGCCATGTCCGGCCGGCCGCCGCCCTTGCCGCCCACCTGCTGCGCGACGAAGTTGACGAGCTCGCCCGCCTTCACCTTCTTGCTCGCTTCCGGCGTGACGCCGGCGATCAGGCTCACCTTGCCGCCGTCGACCGCCGCGAGCACGATCGCCGCATTCTTCAGCTTGTCCTTCAGCTTGTCGACGGTCTCGCGCAGCGTCTTCGCGTCCGCGCCGTCGAGCGTCGCGGCGAGCACGTGCACGCCGCCCACTTCGATCGCCTGCAGCGCGAGCTCGTCGCCCTGGCTCGACGCGAGCTTCGATTTCAGCGCGGCGAGTTCCTTCTCGAGCGACTTCACCTGGTCCTGCACCTGGCCGATCCGCTGGATCAGCTCGGACGGCTGCGCCTTCAGCGCGGCCGCCGCGGCGTTCACGCGCGCATCGAGCGCCTGCACGTAGCGCACCGCGTTGTCGCCCGTGATCGCCTCGACGCGGCGGATGCCCGCCGCGACGCCGCCTTCCGCGACGATCTTGAAGAAGCCGATGTCGCCCGTGCGATGCACGTGCGTGCCGCCGCACAGCTCGCGCGAAAAGCCGAGATCGAGCACGCGCACTTCGTCGCCGTACTTCTCGTCGAAGAGCGCCATCGCGCCGCCCTTCACCGCTTCGTCGTACGGCATCACGCGCACGATGCCGGGCGCGTTCGCGAGCACCTGCTCGTTGACGATGGCTTCGACGCGGCGGATTTCGTCATCCGTCAGCGGCGCGTTGTGCGCGAAGTCGAAGCGGGTCTTGTCCGCGTCGACGAGCGAGCCCTTCTGCTGCACGTGCGAGCCGAGCACGTCGCGCAGCGCCTTGTGCATCAGGTGCGTCGCCGAGTGATTGCGGGCGGTGCGCGCGCGGCGCGCGGCATCGATTTCCGCGCGGACCACGTCGCCGACCTTGAGCGCGCCCTGCTCGAGCTCGCCGTGGTGGCCGATCACGTCGGCCTGGACCTTCAGCGTGTCGGCGACCGCAAAGCGCGTGACCGCATTCGCGAGCACGCCCTGGTCGCCGACCTGGCCGCCCGATTCCGCATAGAATGGCGTGTGGTCGAGCACGACGACCGCGCTCTGGCCCGCCTTCACTTCGTTGACCGACGAACCGTCGATGTACAGCGCGACGACCTTCGCGTCGTCGAACGCGATTTCCTCGTAGCCGTGGAACGTCGTCTTCGCGCCCGAGTAGTCGAGCCCCTGCGTCGCCTTGAACTTGCCTGCCGCGCGCGCCTGCTCGCGCTGGCGCGCCATCGCGTCGTCGAACGCCGGCTCGTCGACCGTCACGCCGCGCTCGCGGCACACGTCGGCCGTCAGGTCGAGCGGGAAACCGTAGGTGTCGTGCAGCTTGAACGCGAGTTCGCCATCGAGCGTCTTGCCGCCCTTCGATTCGAGGTCGCCGAGCGCGGCTTCGAGAATCGACATCCCGTGCTCGATCGTCTCGAAGAAGCGCTCCTCTTCCTGGCGCAGCACGTCGGTCACGCGCTGCCCGGCTTCCTTCAGCTCCGGATACGCTTCGCCCATCTCCGCGACGAGGTCGGCCACCAGCTTGTGGAAGAACGAACCCTTGCGGCCGAGCTTGTAGCCGTGGCGGATCGCGCGGCGCACGATCCGGCGCAGCACGTAGCCGCGGCCTTCGTTGCCGGGAATCACGCCGTCGACGATCAGGAACGAGCACGCGCGGATGTGATCGGCGATCACCTTCAGCGAGTTGTTCGTCAGGTCGCCGATGCCGGTCTCGCGCGCGGCGGCCTTGATCAGGTTCTGGAACAGATCGATCTCGTAGTTGCTGTGCACGTGCTGCAGCACGGCCGCGATCCGCTCGAGGCCCATGCCGGTGTCGACGCACGGCTTCGGCAGACGCGTCATGTTGCCTTGCGCGTCGCGGTTGAACTGCATGAACACGAGGTTCCAGATCTCGATGTAGCGGTCGCCGTCTTCTTCCGGCGATCCCGGCGGGCCGCCCCACACGTCCGGGCCGTGGTCGTAGAAGATTTCCGAGCACGGGCCGCACGGGCCCGTGTCGCCCATCTGCCAGAAGTTGTCCGACGCGTAGCGCGCGCCCTTGTTGTCGCCGATCCGGATGATCCGCCCGGCCGGCACGCCGACTTCCTTCGCCCAGATGTCGTACGCCTCGTCGTCGTCGTGATAGACGGTGACCCAGAGCTTGTCGGCAGGCAGCTTGTAGACGGTCGTCAGCAGCTCCCACGCGTAGTGGATCGCGTCACGCTTGAAGTAGTCGCCGAACGAGAAGTTGCCGAGCATCTCGAAGAACGTGTGGTGGCGCGCGGTGTAGCCGACGTTCTCGAGGTCGTTGTGCTTGCCGCCCGCGCGCACGCTGCGCTGCGAGGTGGTCGCGCGGGAGTACGGACGCGTCTCGGCACCGAGGAACACGTCCTTGAACTGCACCATCCCCGAGTTGGTGAAGAGCAGCGTGGGGTCGTTGCCGGGCACGAGGCTCGACGAGCGGACGATCGTGTGGCCCTTCGATTCGAAGAACCTGAGGAATTTCTCGCGGATTTCGGCGGCTTTCATAGCGTGCGGGGACGGTCAGGCCAAAACTGGGTTGAGCGCCGTCCGCTCCGACGGGCGGACGGCGGCGGGTTTCTGAAACGATCGATTATACGGGATAGATCCCGGCTCGCGGCCGGCGGGCGTTCCGGGCGGACGCGGCGCGGTTTCGAAGGAACGCTCGGGAGCGTTCGGGGGAAGCGTCCGGAGAATGCACGGGGAACGTCCGGGCGACAGGCTTGGCCGTGACGCGGCGAACTCGCGCCGGCTGGGCGAACGGCCGCTCGCGACGTGCCCATGCGTCAGCCGATTCACGCGGGAAAGCACGCCGAGGCCACGCCGGGACGACGTCCAAGTCGTTTCGGAACCTCGTCGAAGCCTCGTCGAAGCCTCGTTGGAACCTCGTCGGAACCTCGTTGCTTGCACGTCGAGGCCTCGTCGGTACCCCACGCGCCCCGCCGCCGCGTCGCGCCTCGGGCCCGCCGCATCGACCGCCACCGCCGCATCCGGGCGCGGCCGAGCCGCCCGCGCCGCCCCGCTTTCGCGACAGCCGCGCGCGAATCGCTTTAAGATGCGGCGGGAGACGACCAACCGGCCACGCACCCGCGCGGCCGCGCCACGACCGGCGCGACGCCGCACGGCGCGCGCCGGCCAACAGAGCAGCCAACAGAGGAGACTGATCGAAGATGGGAGCCCTCAGCCATATCCGCGTCCTGGACCTGAGCCGCGTGCTCGCGGGCCCGTGGTGCGCGCAGACGCTCGCCGATCTCGGCGCCGACGTGATCAAGGTCGAGCGCCCGGACGTCGGCGACGACACCCGGCACTGGGGCCCGCCGTACCTGAAGACGCCGGACGGCGCCGACACCCGCGAGGCCGCGTACTACCTCGCCGCGAATCGCAACAAACGCTCGGTGACGATCGACATCGCGACGCCCGAAGGCCAGCGGATCGTCCGCGAGCTCGCCGCGCAATGCGACGTCGTGCTCGAGAACTACAAGGTCGGCCAGCTCGCGAAGTACGGGCTCGACTATGCGTCGCTGAAAGCCGTGAAGCCCGATCTCGTCTACTGCTCGGTGACGGGCTTCGGCCAGACGGGCCCGTACGCGCACCGCGCGGGCTACGACTTCATCATCCAGGGGATGGGCGGCTTCATGAGCATCACGGGCGAGCGCGACGGCCTGCCGGGCGGCGGCCCGCAGAAGGCGGGCGTCGCGATCGCCGATCTCGCGACGGGCCTCTACTCGACGATCGCGATCCTCGCCGCGCTCGCGCACCGCGACCGCACGGGCGAAGGCCAGCACATCGACATGGCGCTCCTCGACGTGCAGGTCGCGCTCCTCGCGAACATGAACACGAACTTCCTCGCGAGCGGCAAGCCGCCCGTGCGCTGGGGCAACGCGCATCCGAACATCGTGCCGTACCAGACGTTCGAGACGAGCGACGGGTGGATCATCGTCGCGGTCGGCAACGACGGGCAGTTCCGCAAGTTCGTCGAGGCGGGCGGCCGCGCGGCGCTCGCCGACGACGAGCGCTTCGCGACGAATCCGGCGCGCGTGCGCCACCGCGACACGCTCGTGCCGATCGTCGCCGAGATGACGAGGACGCGCACGAAGCGCGAATGGCTCGACGCGCTCGAGGCGGTCGGCGTGCCGTGCGGGCCGATCAACGACCTCGCCGAAGTGTTCGACGACGAGCAGGTGCGCGCGCGCGGCATGCAGGTCGAGCTGCCGCATCCGAGCGGCGCGAACGTGAAGCTCGTGCGCAACCCGATCCGGATGAGCGAGACGCCGCCCGACGCGCGCACCGCGCCGCCCCTCCTCGGCGAGCACACGGACGCGGTGCTGCGCGACATGCTCGGCTACGGCGACACGGCGATCGCGGCGCTCCGGGACAAGCGCGTCGTGTGAGCGCGGCGGGCGGACGCGCGGCGCCGGACCGCGTGCCCGCGCTCTTTCTCGCGGGCGGCTCGTAAGCGCTGCATCCAGACGTCACGGGCGCGCGGGATGAAGGCGGCCGCGGTCGCGGAAGTCGCGCTGCCGACGCTGTACGACCCGCAGTCCGGCCAGGCATGGACGCGCCGCCGCGATCTGTATCTCGTCCACGACATGTACGCGCAGCTCGCGACGCTGCGCGCAAACCTGATCGCAGCCGCCTATCCGAACGGCTGATTCGGCAGCGATCGCACGCGGGCACGTGGGCACAAAAGCTCGAAAGCAGAAAAGCGGGAACGCCGGAACGCGAGAACGCGAGAACGCGAGAACGCGAGAACGCGACAGGAATGATCGACGCCCGACATCGACCGTCAACCGCTGCAAGAAGCTGCAGCGCCACGCCCGCTGACGTGGACACGGACACGGACGCGGATGCCCGAAACGAAGCGTCCCAAAGACCGGGCGACGAAGACGCCGACCGGGAGCCCTCCCGAGCTCGAAGGCCCGACGAAAGCCGGCCCCCAAACGAAACGGGCGCGCCAATGGCGCGCCCTGTGGCCCGACTGTTGCCGCGAGCCTACGTCAGCATTCGGATTGGAACGACGGGAACCGTGAAAACGGCGCAACCGACGCGCCGAACCGGCATCCGGCGCCGCTCCCGGCGGCCGCCTGCGACACCGCCGTCGGCACGGCCGACACGCCGGGCGCCCGACCGCGCGCCGCTTAACGCACGCCCGCGCCGACGAGGCCGCCCGCCGCCGCGCCCGCGACCGTACCGATCGGGCCGCCCGTGATCAGGTAGCCGAGCGCGCCGCCCGCCGCCGCGCCGATGCCGGCGTTGCGCTGCGTATGGGTCATCGCGCACGCGCTGAGGCTGGCGAGCACCACGGCGATAACGGTGGTGCGAACGAGAAAGCTGGTTTTCTTCATGATGATGCTGTCGTCGAAAGCGTTGCCGCGCATGGCACGGCGCGGCGGCATGAAACCTGGGTGAGCGCATCTTATGAAAGCCGAATCCGGCCGGCAAAGCGATTTACCTCCTGTTACAGCGGCAACACATGCCGCACAAATGCCGGAAAACGCGTCGCGCCGCCCACCGCAAGGGGCCGCGCTCCTCACGGCGGTCGTCCGTCAGGTAGAATTGACAAGTTCGAGCGACGCAGCACGCGCCCTCTCCCCTTTTCTTTCCTGTTCCGCATGAGCACCGAACGCAACGACGCCACCGCGCCATCCAATTTCATCCGCAACATCATCGACGACGACAACCGCACGAGCAAATGGAGCGGCCGCGTCGAGACGCGCTTTCCGCCCGAGCCGAACGGCTATCTGCACATCGGGCATGCGAAGAGCATCTGCCTGAACTTCAGCGTCGCCCGCGACTACGGCGGCGTGTGCCACCTGCGCTTCGACGACACGAATCCGGAAAAGGAAAGCGTCGAGTACGTGAACTCGATCATCGACGCGGTGCGCTGGCTCGGCTTCGACTGGCAGAAGGACGGCGTCGACCACCAGTATTTCGCGAGCGACTACTACGACAAGCTCTATGAATTCGCCGAGCTGCTGATCCAGCGCGGCAAGGCTTACGTCGACAGCCAGACCGCCGACGAGATGCGCACGAACCGCGGCTCGCTGACCGAGCCGGGCACGCCGTCGCCGTTCCGCGACCGCGCGCCCGAGGAGAACCTCGACCTGTTCCGCCGGATGAAGGCGGGCGAGTTCAAGGAAGGCGAGCACGTGCTGCGCGCGAAGATCGACATGAGCTCGCCGAACATGAACATGCGCGACCCGGTGATCTACCGGATCCGCTACGCGCATCACTACCGGACGGGCGATGCGTGGTGCGTGTACCCGATGTACGACTACACGCACTGCATCTCGGACGCGATCGAGAACATCACGCACTCGCTCTGCACGCTCGAGTTCGAGGATCACCGGCCGCTCTACGACTGGGTGCTGAACGAGCTCGCGGACGCCGGCGTGTTCACGCGGCCGTTGCCGCAGCAAATCGAATTCTCGCGCCTGAATCTCACGTACGCGATCACGAGCAAGCGCAAGCTGCTGCAGCTCGTGACGGAAGGCCACGTCGACGGCTGGGACGACCCGCGGATGCCGACGATCGTCGGCGTGCGCCGCCGCGGCTTCACGCCCGAGAGCATCCGCCTGTTCTGCGAGCGGATCGGCGTGACGAAGATCGATTCGTGGATCGACATGAGCGTATTCGAAGGCGCGCTGCGCGACGACCTCGACGACAAGGCGCCGCGCACGGTCGCCGTGCTCGATCCGCTCAAGCTCGTCATCGACAACTATCCGGAAGGCCAGACCGAGGAGTGCACGGCGCCCGTGCACCCGCACCATCCGGAGCGCGGCCAGCGCACGTTCCCGATCTCGCGCGAGCTGTGGATCGAGCGCGAGGATTTCAACGAGCATCCGCCGAAGGGCTATTTCCGGCTGTTCCCGGGCAACAAGGTGCGGCTGCGCTACGGCTACGTGATCGAATGCACGGGCGCGGACAAGGACGAAAACGGCAACGTGGTCGCCGTTCACTGCAACTACTACCCGGACAGCAAGTCGGGCACCGAAGGCGCGAACAACTACAAGGTGAAGGGCAACATCCACTGGGTGAGCGCCCCGCACGCGTGCCCGGCCGAAGTGCGGATCTACGACCGCCTGTTCAAGGAACCGCATCCGGACGCGGGCGGCCGCAA
Proteins encoded in this region:
- a CDS encoding LysR substrate-binding domain-containing protein gives rise to the protein MDLAALAIFRAVVRENGVTRAAAKLNRVQSNVTTRIKQLEEQLGAPLFVRDGRRLVLTPAGETLLPYAERLLALADEARHAVREDRPRGRLRLGAMESAAASRLPALLARYHQAWPEVTLELVTGTTGKLIHQVREFELDAALVATPAGSEALGEPFETAPAFTEELVLLTPRGHPRVRTPRDVLLPTLVAFERGCAYRGCVERWYAAYGLKPGRVLELGSYHAIVACVAAGAGVAVAPRSVLAVQREPDSLGVHPLADFAPIDTMLVWRQGHLSAALAALRDALRDAAAATSATDVAADEAAKAARRRTRRGTADETLPA
- the alaS gene encoding alanine--tRNA ligase encodes the protein MKAAEIREKFLRFFESKGHTIVRSSSLVPGNDPTLLFTNSGMVQFKDVFLGAETRPYSRATTSQRSVRAGGKHNDLENVGYTARHHTFFEMLGNFSFGDYFKRDAIHYAWELLTTVYKLPADKLWVTVYHDDDEAYDIWAKEVGVPAGRIIRIGDNKGARYASDNFWQMGDTGPCGPCSEIFYDHGPDVWGGPPGSPEEDGDRYIEIWNLVFMQFNRDAQGNMTRLPKPCVDTGMGLERIAAVLQHVHSNYEIDLFQNLIKAAARETGIGDLTNNSLKVIADHIRACSFLIVDGVIPGNEGRGYVLRRIVRRAIRHGYKLGRKGSFFHKLVADLVAEMGEAYPELKEAGQRVTDVLRQEEERFFETIEHGMSILEAALGDLESKGGKTLDGELAFKLHDTYGFPLDLTADVCRERGVTVDEPAFDDAMARQREQARAAGKFKATQGLDYSGAKTTFHGYEEIAFDDAKVVALYIDGSSVNEVKAGQSAVVVLDHTPFYAESGGQVGDQGVLANAVTRFAVADTLKVQADVIGHHGELEQGALKVGDVVRAEIDAARRARTARNHSATHLMHKALRDVLGSHVQQKGSLVDADKTRFDFAHNAPLTDDEIRRVEAIVNEQVLANAPGIVRVMPYDEAVKGGAMALFDEKYGDEVRVLDLGFSRELCGGTHVHRTGDIGFFKIVAEGGVAAGIRRVEAITGDNAVRYVQALDARVNAAAAALKAQPSELIQRIGQVQDQVKSLEKELAALKSKLASSQGDELALQAIEVGGVHVLAATLDGADAKTLRETVDKLKDKLKNAAIVLAAVDGGKVSLIAGVTPEASKKVKAGELVNFVAQQVGGKGGGRPDMAQAGGTEPANLPAALAGVKGWVEERL
- a CDS encoding CaiB/BaiF CoA transferase family protein, coding for MGALSHIRVLDLSRVLAGPWCAQTLADLGADVIKVERPDVGDDTRHWGPPYLKTPDGADTREAAYYLAANRNKRSVTIDIATPEGQRIVRELAAQCDVVLENYKVGQLAKYGLDYASLKAVKPDLVYCSVTGFGQTGPYAHRAGYDFIIQGMGGFMSITGERDGLPGGGPQKAGVAIADLATGLYSTIAILAALAHRDRTGEGQHIDMALLDVQVALLANMNTNFLASGKPPVRWGNAHPNIVPYQTFETSDGWIIVAVGNDGQFRKFVEAGGRAALADDERFATNPARVRHRDTLVPIVAEMTRTRTKREWLDALEAVGVPCGPINDLAEVFDDEQVRARGMQVELPHPSGANVKLVRNPIRMSETPPDARTAPPLLGEHTDAVLRDMLGYGDTAIAALRDKRVV
- a CDS encoding ornithine acetyltransferase codes for the protein MRGNAFDDSIIMKKTSFLVRTTVIAVVLASLSACAMTHTQRNAGIGAAAGGALGYLITGGPIGTVAGAAAGGLVGAGVR
- a CDS encoding glutamine--tRNA ligase/YqeY domain fusion protein, giving the protein MSTERNDATAPSNFIRNIIDDDNRTSKWSGRVETRFPPEPNGYLHIGHAKSICLNFSVARDYGGVCHLRFDDTNPEKESVEYVNSIIDAVRWLGFDWQKDGVDHQYFASDYYDKLYEFAELLIQRGKAYVDSQTADEMRTNRGSLTEPGTPSPFRDRAPEENLDLFRRMKAGEFKEGEHVLRAKIDMSSPNMNMRDPVIYRIRYAHHYRTGDAWCVYPMYDYTHCISDAIENITHSLCTLEFEDHRPLYDWVLNELADAGVFTRPLPQQIEFSRLNLTYAITSKRKLLQLVTEGHVDGWDDPRMPTIVGVRRRGFTPESIRLFCERIGVTKIDSWIDMSVFEGALRDDLDDKAPRTVAVLDPLKLVIDNYPEGQTEECTAPVHPHHPERGQRTFPISRELWIEREDFNEHPPKGYFRLFPGNKVRLRYGYVIECTGADKDENGNVVAVHCNYYPDSKSGTEGANNYKVKGNIHWVSAPHACPAEVRIYDRLFKEPHPDAGGRNFLEALNPDSKKVAHAYLEPGARDATPEARYQFERHGYFVADRVDSKPGQPVFNRIVGLRDSWGKPA